In the genome of Nocardiopsis composta, one region contains:
- a CDS encoding DUF1707 SHOCT-like domain-containing protein, producing the protein MDPQPQHRGDIRVSDAERDVTAQRLAAALSEGRLDMEEYQKRLDAAMTAVTADDLRVLTVDLPPAAGAAPAPVSAEGPVDLAAMAPPARPSFWRGQLEEWRSWGGGAVIMIGIWTVTSIVSGQFLPFWPLIPLGIWAAVLIAGMLFGDGKSSKCGS; encoded by the coding sequence ATGGACCCCCAGCCGCAGCACCGCGGGGACATCCGCGTGTCCGATGCCGAGCGGGACGTGACGGCGCAGCGCCTGGCCGCCGCGCTCTCCGAGGGCCGCCTCGACATGGAGGAGTACCAGAAGCGGCTGGACGCGGCGATGACCGCGGTCACCGCGGACGACCTCCGGGTGCTCACCGTCGACCTGCCCCCGGCCGCCGGCGCCGCCCCCGCCCCCGTCTCCGCGGAGGGCCCGGTCGACCTCGCCGCGATGGCCCCGCCCGCCCGGCCGTCCTTCTGGCGCGGGCAGCTGGAGGAGTGGCGGTCCTGGGGCGGCGGCGCGGTCATCATGATCGGCATCTGGACCGTCACCAGCATCGTCAGCGGGCAGTTCCTGCCGTTCTGGCCGCTCATCCCGCTGGGCATCTGGGCCGCGGTCCTGATCGCCGGAATGCTCTTCGGCGACGGCAAGAGCAGCAAGTGCGGTTCCTGA
- a CDS encoding DUF1707 domain-containing protein, producing the protein MGDGPLPPERMRASDADRDVVARRLGHALQEGRLTLEEYRERLDLALGSVTVGDLAGLTRDLPDPPEEVLHPERAEPPPGPARLRAEAWRRRLEPWRGLAAISVVLIAIWGVTSVIAQELIVFWPLVPIGFMAVFTCMGAFGRRPPRSGEGCPGRR; encoded by the coding sequence ATGGGTGACGGACCGCTTCCCCCGGAGAGGATGCGCGCCTCCGACGCCGACCGCGACGTCGTCGCGCGCCGCCTCGGCCACGCCCTCCAGGAGGGCCGGCTGACGCTGGAGGAGTACCGGGAGCGCCTGGACCTGGCGCTGGGCTCGGTCACCGTGGGCGACCTGGCCGGCCTCACCCGCGACCTGCCCGACCCCCCGGAGGAGGTGCTCCACCCGGAGCGGGCCGAACCGCCCCCGGGCCCCGCGCGGCTCCGCGCCGAGGCCTGGCGCCGCCGCCTGGAGCCGTGGCGCGGCCTCGCCGCGATCTCCGTGGTGCTCATCGCGATCTGGGGCGTCACCAGCGTCATCGCCCAGGAGCTGATCGTCTTCTGGCCGCTGGTCCCGATCGGCTTCATGGCCGTCTTCACCTGCATGGGCGCTTTCGGCCGGCGGCCTCCGCGCAGCGGGGAGGGGTGCCCCGGCCGCCGTTGA
- a CDS encoding NAD-dependent formate dehydrogenase, whose product MAKILCVLYDDPVAGPPASYARDGLPHIERYPDGQTPPTPSAVDFTPGELLGSVSGELGLRRFLEERGHTLVVTSDKEGPDSVFDRELADADVVVSQPFWPAYLTAERIARAPRLKLALTAGIGSDHVDLEAAIRHGVTVAEVTYCNSISVAEHVVMMILSLVRDYLPANRIVHEGGWNIADAVSRSYDLEGMHVGTVAAGRIGTAVLRRLKPFDVHLHYTDRHRLPREVEEELGLTFHPSAQDMAPVCDVVTVNAPLHPETEGLFGDELLGTMKRGAYLVNTARARIADRDAVVRALESGRLAGYAGDVWYPQPAPPDHPWRTMPHHGMTPHMSGSSLSAQARYAAGTREILEAWLDGTPIREEYLIVDGGKLAGAGAHSYSSGSKA is encoded by the coding sequence ATGGCGAAGATCCTCTGCGTCCTCTACGACGACCCGGTCGCGGGCCCGCCCGCCTCCTACGCCCGCGACGGACTGCCGCACATCGAGCGCTATCCCGACGGGCAGACCCCGCCCACCCCCTCCGCCGTCGACTTCACCCCCGGCGAGCTGCTCGGCAGCGTCTCCGGGGAGCTGGGGCTCCGCCGCTTCCTGGAGGAGCGCGGGCACACCCTGGTGGTCACCTCCGACAAGGAGGGGCCCGACTCGGTCTTCGACCGCGAGCTCGCCGACGCCGACGTGGTCGTCTCCCAGCCGTTCTGGCCCGCCTACCTCACCGCCGAGCGGATCGCCCGCGCGCCCCGGCTGAAGCTCGCGCTGACCGCCGGCATCGGCTCCGACCACGTCGACCTGGAGGCCGCCATCCGGCACGGCGTCACCGTCGCCGAGGTCACCTACTGCAACAGCATCAGCGTCGCCGAGCACGTGGTGATGATGATCCTGTCGCTGGTCCGGGACTACCTGCCGGCCAACCGGATCGTGCACGAGGGCGGCTGGAACATCGCCGACGCGGTCTCGCGCTCCTACGACCTGGAGGGCATGCACGTCGGCACCGTCGCGGCCGGCCGGATCGGCACCGCGGTACTGCGCCGCCTCAAGCCGTTCGACGTGCACCTGCACTACACCGACCGGCACCGGCTGCCCCGCGAGGTCGAGGAGGAGCTGGGCCTCACCTTCCACCCCAGCGCCCAGGACATGGCCCCGGTCTGCGACGTGGTGACCGTCAACGCCCCGCTGCACCCCGAGACCGAGGGCCTGTTCGGCGACGAGCTGCTCGGCACCATGAAGCGCGGCGCCTACCTGGTCAACACGGCCCGGGCGCGGATCGCCGACCGCGACGCGGTCGTGCGCGCGCTGGAGAGCGGCCGGCTGGCCGGGTACGCCGGCGACGTCTGGTACCCCCAGCCCGCCCCGCCGGACCACCCGTGGCGGACCATGCCGCACCACGGGATGACCCCGCACATGTCCGGTTCCTCGCTGTCCGCCCAGGCCCGCTACGCCGCCGGCACCCGGGAGATCCTGGAGGCGTGGCTGGACGGCACGCCGATCCGGGAGGAGTACCTCATCGTCGACGGCGGCAAGCTGGCCGGCGCCGGGGCGCACTCCTACTCCAGCGGCTCGAAGGCCTGA
- a CDS encoding TetR/AcrR family transcriptional regulator encodes MGDGGGGAGPGTRRRPGRPRSLTPEAIGEAAVAVGFPDLSVSEVARVLGVNHATLYRYVHGREELAGLAVDRIFSAAERPEPDGDWRSYLEATVWAVWDLFDAHPGLAEEFSALPPYSPALVEWMNTVSSHLVELGFDPRGALLACDIVVDMACDSHSGWERMDAWRAEGSRRQAMRSGFVPRVAAEFRPAVSEMVEAVPREWFAAKLEVALAGVAAKLAPRLAPN; translated from the coding sequence ATGGGAGACGGCGGGGGAGGAGCGGGCCCGGGGACGCGGCGGCGGCCGGGCCGGCCGCGCAGTCTCACCCCGGAGGCCATCGGCGAGGCGGCGGTCGCGGTCGGCTTCCCCGACCTGTCGGTGAGCGAGGTGGCCCGGGTCCTCGGGGTCAACCACGCCACCCTCTACCGCTACGTGCACGGCCGCGAGGAGCTGGCCGGGCTCGCCGTCGACCGGATCTTCTCCGCCGCCGAGCGGCCGGAGCCGGACGGCGACTGGCGCTCCTACCTGGAGGCCACCGTCTGGGCGGTGTGGGACCTCTTCGACGCCCACCCCGGGCTGGCCGAGGAGTTCAGCGCGCTGCCCCCGTACTCCCCGGCCCTGGTGGAGTGGATGAACACCGTCTCCTCCCACCTGGTGGAGCTCGGCTTCGACCCGCGCGGCGCGCTGCTCGCCTGCGACATCGTGGTGGACATGGCCTGCGACAGCCACAGCGGGTGGGAGCGGATGGACGCCTGGCGCGCGGAGGGCAGCCGGCGCCAGGCGATGCGCAGCGGGTTCGTCCCGAGGGTCGCCGCGGAGTTCCGCCCGGCCGTCTCGGAGATGGTGGAGGCGGTCCCCCGGGAGTGGTTCGCCGCCAAGCTGGAGGTGGCGCTGGCCGGCGTCGCCGCGAAGCTGGCCCCCCGCTTGGCGCCGAACTGA
- a CDS encoding DUF1707 SHOCT-like domain-containing protein: MRASDADRDATAERLATALAEGRLRLDEYEERLHAAMSAVHLGDLAALTADLPEPAPAAVPAVEEEPDAPAATALGPAPSAWKEWTDEWRWWLGGAVIMTGIWGVTSIMGGALLPYWPLVPLGIWAAILVAAAIWPDESSDSRR, translated from the coding sequence ATGCGCGCCTCGGACGCCGATCGGGACGCCACCGCGGAACGCCTCGCCACCGCCCTTGCCGAGGGACGCCTGCGCCTCGACGAGTACGAGGAGCGGCTGCACGCGGCGATGAGCGCCGTCCACCTCGGCGACCTGGCGGCCCTCACCGCGGACCTCCCGGAACCGGCGCCGGCGGCCGTGCCCGCCGTCGAGGAGGAACCGGACGCTCCCGCGGCCACCGCGCTGGGGCCGGCCCCCTCGGCGTGGAAGGAATGGACCGACGAGTGGCGGTGGTGGCTCGGCGGCGCGGTCATCATGACCGGGATCTGGGGCGTCACCAGCATCATGGGCGGTGCGCTGCTGCCCTACTGGCCGCTGGTGCCGCTGGGCATCTGGGCGGCGATCCTGGTCGCCGCCGCCATCTGGCCGGATGAGAGCTCCGACAGCCGAAGGTGA
- a CDS encoding HAD family hydrolase, whose protein sequence is MAIERSGPVVLFDYGEVISLPPSAEDRAALEGLSGVAAEAFWEAYWGERRAYDRGLAAADYWGRVARRAGADWDAVRVQRLWAADVASWLRPDPRAADLLAELAGRGVRTALLSNAPSDIAGALRHSPALAAMEHRFFSCDLGACKPEPAVYRHVLEVLGSPPADTVFVDDRKENVLAAAEQGIDAHHYTGFAGLREFLAERLGGAPRRHAEA, encoded by the coding sequence ATGGCGATCGAACGTTCCGGCCCCGTCGTCCTCTTCGACTACGGCGAGGTGATCTCCCTTCCGCCCTCCGCGGAGGACCGCGCCGCGCTCGAAGGCCTGTCCGGGGTGGCCGCCGAGGCGTTCTGGGAGGCCTACTGGGGCGAGCGCCGCGCCTACGACCGCGGCCTGGCCGCCGCCGACTACTGGGGCCGGGTCGCCCGCCGGGCGGGGGCCGACTGGGACGCCGTCCGGGTGCAGCGGCTGTGGGCGGCCGACGTGGCCTCCTGGCTGCGCCCCGACCCGCGGGCCGCGGACCTGCTGGCCGAGCTGGCCGGGCGGGGCGTGCGCACCGCCCTGCTCTCCAACGCCCCCTCCGACATCGCCGGGGCGCTGCGGCACTCCCCCGCCCTGGCCGCCATGGAGCACCGGTTCTTCAGCTGCGACCTGGGCGCGTGCAAGCCGGAACCGGCCGTCTACCGGCACGTGCTGGAGGTGCTCGGCTCCCCGCCCGCCGACACCGTGTTCGTCGACGACCGGAAGGAGAACGTGCTCGCCGCCGCGGAGCAGGGCATCGACGCCCACCACTACACCGGGTTCGCGGGCCTCCGGGAGTTCCTCGCGGAGCGGCTCGGCGGCGCGCCGCGCCGACACGCCGAAGCTTAG
- a CDS encoding YbhB/YbcL family Raf kinase inhibitor-like protein, with translation MAKPPSPYDFLPEVPSFTVTSDDVADGVTLPAAQVSGIMGAGGQDVSPQLSWSGFPEGTQSFAVTCFDPDAPTGSGFWHWAVCNIPAGVTSLPAGAGGEGGPGLPEGAVTVRNDAGGHRYIGAAPPAGHGPHRYIFAVHAVGVPALDVDSSASPAFLGFNLFFNTLARAVVTPVYEQK, from the coding sequence GTGGCCAAGCCGCCATCTCCCTACGACTTCCTGCCCGAGGTCCCGTCCTTCACCGTCACCAGCGACGACGTCGCGGACGGGGTCACCCTGCCCGCGGCCCAGGTCAGCGGGATCATGGGGGCGGGCGGCCAGGACGTCTCGCCGCAGCTGTCCTGGAGCGGCTTCCCCGAGGGGACGCAGAGCTTCGCCGTCACCTGCTTCGACCCCGACGCGCCCACCGGCAGCGGCTTCTGGCACTGGGCGGTGTGCAACATCCCCGCCGGGGTGACGTCGCTGCCGGCCGGGGCCGGCGGCGAGGGCGGTCCCGGGCTGCCGGAGGGCGCGGTGACCGTGCGCAACGACGCCGGGGGGCACCGCTACATCGGCGCGGCGCCGCCCGCCGGGCACGGCCCGCACCGCTACATCTTCGCGGTGCACGCGGTCGGCGTCCCGGCCCTGGACGTGGACTCCTCGGCGAGCCCGGCGTTCCTCGGGTTCAACCTGTTCTTCAACACGCTGGCGCGCGCCGTCGTCACCCCGGTCTACGAGCAGAAGTGA
- a CDS encoding LysR family transcriptional regulator, whose translation MLLRQLEYLVALARERHFARAADACHVSQPSLSAGIRRLEGELGVLIVRRDRKFAGLTPEGERVLLWAHRILAECDGLRQDLDAMRGGVSGVLRLGAIPTALSAASLLSGPFCDRHRHARVSLESLPSREITDRLASYELDAALTYTDDSGAGTHLVPLYEERYLLLTPDGGPLAGRERVGWKEAAALPLCLLAPRMRNRRILDALFAEAGAAVVPAIETDTVSALYAHVSTRAWSSVVAHSWLHMFGVPEGMRVVRMDYGSRLPQIGLAVPGHRSESILVQALLEVARGVDVRGELERVMHRHLRRGADPG comes from the coding sequence GTGCTGTTGCGCCAACTGGAGTACCTGGTCGCGCTCGCCCGGGAGCGGCACTTCGCGCGGGCCGCGGACGCCTGCCACGTGTCCCAGCCGTCGCTGTCCGCAGGGATCCGCCGGCTCGAAGGCGAGCTGGGCGTGCTCATCGTGCGCCGGGACCGCAAGTTCGCCGGGCTGACCCCGGAGGGCGAGCGGGTGCTGCTGTGGGCGCACCGCATCCTCGCCGAGTGCGACGGCCTCCGCCAGGACCTGGACGCGATGCGCGGCGGCGTCTCCGGGGTGCTGCGGCTCGGCGCCATCCCCACCGCGCTGAGCGCCGCGTCGCTGCTGTCCGGCCCGTTCTGCGACCGGCACCGGCACGCCCGGGTCTCCCTGGAGTCGCTGCCCTCCCGGGAGATCACCGACCGGCTGGCCTCCTACGAGCTGGACGCGGCGCTGACCTACACCGACGACTCCGGGGCCGGCACCCACCTCGTCCCGCTGTACGAGGAGCGCTACCTGCTGCTCACCCCGGACGGCGGCCCGCTCGCCGGGCGGGAGCGGGTGGGCTGGAAGGAGGCCGCCGCGCTGCCGCTGTGCCTGCTGGCGCCGCGGATGCGCAACCGGCGCATCCTGGATGCCCTGTTCGCCGAGGCCGGCGCCGCCGTCGTGCCGGCCATCGAGACCGACACCGTCTCCGCGCTGTACGCGCACGTGTCCACCCGCGCCTGGTCCAGCGTGGTCGCGCACTCCTGGCTGCACATGTTCGGGGTGCCCGAGGGCATGCGGGTGGTGCGGATGGACTACGGGTCCCGGCTCCCGCAGATCGGGCTGGCGGTCCCCGGTCACCGGTCGGAGTCGATCCTGGTGCAGGCGCTGCTGGAGGTCGCCCGCGGCGTCGACGTCCGCGGCGAGCTGGAGCGGGTCATGCACCGCCACCTGCGGCGCGGCGCCGACCCCGGCTGA
- a CDS encoding DUF3145 domain-containing protein translates to MSARGVLYVHSAPAALCPHVEWAVAGVVGVPVKLDWDDQPAAPGTHRAELNWQGAPGTSGAITSALNGWQRLRFEVTEEATPGCDGVRYSYTPALGIFTAVTSASGEVLVPEARLRSAMERAAAQEVDLVEELDRLTGRLWDEELEPFRYAGDGAPVRWLHAAG, encoded by the coding sequence GTGTCCGCACGTGGCGTCTTGTATGTCCACTCCGCGCCCGCGGCGCTGTGCCCACACGTCGAGTGGGCGGTCGCGGGTGTCGTCGGCGTGCCCGTCAAACTCGACTGGGATGATCAGCCCGCCGCCCCGGGAACCCACCGCGCCGAGCTCAACTGGCAGGGCGCGCCCGGCACCTCCGGTGCGATCACGTCCGCCCTCAACGGCTGGCAGCGGTTGCGCTTCGAGGTGACCGAGGAGGCCACCCCGGGCTGCGACGGCGTCCGCTACAGCTACACCCCCGCGCTCGGCATCTTCACCGCGGTCACCAGCGCCTCCGGCGAGGTCCTGGTGCCCGAGGCGCGGCTGCGCAGCGCGATGGAGCGCGCCGCGGCCCAGGAGGTCGACCTCGTCGAGGAGCTGGACCGGCTCACCGGCCGGCTGTGGGACGAGGAGCTGGAGCCGTTCCGCTACGCCGGCGACGGCGCCCCGGTCCGGTGGCTGCACGCCGCCGGCTGA
- a CDS encoding PIG-L deacetylase family protein has product MPVEEAVERALVVMAHPDDADFGCAGTVALWTRAGTAITYLLVTDGEAGGDDRTLDTAAMAGLRHSEQRGAAEAAGVRDVRFLGHPDGRVTASLELRRDIARVIRQVRPERMVIPSPDRDWRRIHPSHPDHLAVGEAAICAVFPDARNPHAHPELLRDEGPAPWTVPEVWLTGGPEPDRFPDVTEVFEQKMAALAAHASQIPDPAALESRGRERLSSVAAGAGLPEGRLAGAFRYVDTR; this is encoded by the coding sequence ATGCCGGTCGAGGAGGCCGTGGAGCGGGCCCTGGTCGTGATGGCCCACCCCGACGACGCCGACTTCGGGTGCGCCGGGACGGTGGCGCTGTGGACCCGGGCCGGGACGGCCATCACCTACCTGCTGGTCACCGACGGCGAGGCGGGCGGGGACGACCGGACCCTGGACACCGCGGCGATGGCCGGGCTGCGCCACTCCGAGCAGCGCGGCGCCGCCGAGGCGGCCGGCGTGCGCGACGTGCGGTTCCTCGGCCACCCCGACGGCCGGGTGACCGCCTCGCTGGAGCTGCGCCGCGACATCGCCCGGGTGATCCGGCAGGTGCGCCCGGAGCGGATGGTCATCCCGAGCCCGGACCGGGACTGGCGGCGCATCCACCCCAGCCACCCCGACCACCTCGCGGTCGGCGAGGCCGCGATCTGCGCGGTCTTCCCCGACGCCCGCAACCCGCACGCCCACCCCGAGCTGCTGCGCGACGAGGGGCCGGCCCCGTGGACCGTGCCCGAGGTGTGGCTCACCGGCGGCCCGGAGCCCGACCGGTTCCCCGACGTCACCGAGGTCTTCGAGCAGAAGATGGCCGCCCTCGCCGCGCACGCGAGCCAGATCCCCGACCCCGCGGCCCTGGAGTCCCGGGGGCGCGAGCGGCTCTCCTCGGTCGCCGCCGGAGCCGGCCTTCCCGAGGGCCGCCTCGCCGGGGCGTTCCGGTACGTCGACACCCGCTGA
- a CDS encoding cytochrome P450 → MLQQAAIATELARHRYDALITLHQRHGPVFSLGAGRYRYVYLIGPEANRFIFANGRLFSTRDAFEAIAAVDGPTSLLVSEGEEHTRRRRLVRPALHHRQVAGYVRTIAEEADAAVDALPADGRADAYQVFRAAIRRSTVRSLFGPRLAADADFFGARLQPMLDLIDRMPQLVQAHRRLATPAWRRAMAAKADADARIFAEIARLRAGPADDGDHILAALVHGRGEDGAELTDEEVRDQAITLIAAGYETTSAAMAWAVHRLLRTAGAWERLRAEVEAAGPPTASSLAETPYLNGVVQETLRLHPPAAISARRVAEGFAFAGRRVPAGAMVVYSPYATHRLPGVWEDPLAFRPERWSDGRRPAPDEFLPFGGGAHRCVGSALATTELAVMLSRLVARTDLRPAGPPPVPAGLTTMRPRDGLPVRVLHRAPR, encoded by the coding sequence ATGCTTCAGCAGGCCGCGATCGCCACCGAACTGGCGCGCCACCGCTATGACGCGCTGATCACCCTCCACCAGCGGCACGGTCCGGTGTTCTCCCTGGGAGCCGGGCGGTACCGGTACGTCTACCTGATCGGCCCGGAGGCGAACCGCTTCATCTTCGCCAACGGCCGCCTGTTCAGCACCCGCGACGCCTTCGAGGCGATCGCCGCCGTGGACGGCCCCACCTCGCTGCTGGTCAGCGAGGGCGAGGAGCACACCCGGCGGAGGAGGCTGGTCCGCCCCGCCCTGCACCACCGGCAGGTCGCCGGGTACGTGCGGACCATCGCCGAGGAGGCCGACGCCGCCGTGGACGCGCTGCCCGCCGACGGGCGGGCCGACGCCTACCAGGTGTTCCGCGCGGCGATCCGGCGCAGCACCGTCCGGTCGCTGTTCGGCCCGCGGCTGGCCGCCGACGCGGACTTCTTCGGCGCCCGGCTGCAGCCCATGCTCGACCTGATCGACCGGATGCCGCAGCTGGTCCAGGCGCACCGCCGGCTGGCCACGCCCGCCTGGCGCCGGGCGATGGCGGCCAAGGCCGACGCGGACGCCCGGATCTTCGCCGAGATCGCCCGGCTGCGCGCCGGCCCCGCGGACGACGGCGACCACATCCTGGCCGCCCTGGTGCACGGACGCGGCGAGGACGGCGCCGAGCTGACCGACGAGGAGGTCCGCGACCAGGCGATCACCCTGATCGCGGCGGGCTACGAGACGACCAGCGCGGCGATGGCCTGGGCGGTGCACCGGCTGCTGCGCACCGCGGGCGCCTGGGAGAGGCTCCGGGCCGAGGTGGAGGCGGCCGGCCCGCCCACCGCGTCGTCCCTGGCCGAGACGCCCTACCTGAACGGGGTCGTCCAGGAGACGCTCCGGCTGCACCCGCCGGCGGCCATCAGCGCGCGCCGGGTGGCGGAGGGGTTCGCCTTCGCCGGGCGGCGCGTGCCCGCCGGGGCCATGGTCGTCTACAGCCCCTACGCCACGCACCGGCTCCCCGGGGTATGGGAGGACCCGCTCGCCTTCCGCCCGGAGCGCTGGTCCGACGGCCGGCGGCCGGCCCCCGACGAGTTCCTGCCGTTCGGCGGGGGCGCGCACCGCTGCGTCGGCTCCGCGCTGGCCACCACCGAGCTGGCCGTGATGCTCTCCCGCCTGGTCGCCCGCACCGACCTGCGCCCGGCCGGCCCGCCCCCGGTCCCCGCCGGCCTGACCACCATGCGCCCCCGGGACGGCCTTCCGGTCCGCGTCCTGCACCGCGCCCCGCGCTGA
- a CDS encoding 3'(2'),5'-bisphosphate nucleotidase CysQ family protein, which yields MSRRRLRLDTLATALTGAVLEVGVLLREWRSDAGATSGVWEGSQFKAEADTMAHGALSDRLRALEPGVPVLSEEDSASLVADRPDVHWMIDPIDGTASFVHGYPGYVTQAALMEGGVPVVSAIYAPENDVMYAAVRGVGATRNGDHLPRLSPAPVGTGALIDNTPEPRGIALAVYRHFGFGEYLESGSIGLKLCRIAEGAAQLFVKDVPIRDWDVAAPQLVLEETGAGLLRLDGTRFDHRGGYESGGLIAGTDEAACAEVARWHRSWSRGG from the coding sequence GTGAGCCGGCGAAGACTCCGGCTGGACACCCTGGCCACCGCGCTCACCGGGGCGGTGCTGGAGGTCGGGGTGCTGCTGCGCGAGTGGCGCTCCGACGCCGGCGCGACCAGCGGCGTCTGGGAGGGGTCGCAGTTCAAGGCGGAGGCGGACACCATGGCGCACGGCGCGCTGAGCGACCGGCTCCGCGCCCTGGAGCCGGGGGTGCCGGTGCTCAGCGAGGAGGACTCCGCCTCGCTGGTCGCCGACCGCCCCGACGTGCACTGGATGATCGACCCGATCGACGGCACCGCCAGCTTCGTGCACGGCTACCCCGGCTACGTCACCCAGGCCGCGCTGATGGAGGGCGGGGTCCCGGTGGTCTCGGCGATCTACGCGCCGGAGAACGACGTGATGTACGCGGCGGTGCGCGGCGTGGGCGCCACCCGGAACGGGGACCACCTGCCGCGGCTCTCGCCCGCCCCGGTCGGCACCGGGGCGCTCATCGACAACACCCCGGAGCCGCGCGGCATCGCGCTCGCCGTCTACCGGCACTTCGGGTTCGGCGAGTACCTGGAGTCCGGCAGCATCGGGCTGAAGCTGTGCCGGATCGCCGAGGGGGCGGCGCAGCTCTTCGTCAAGGACGTCCCGATCCGCGACTGGGACGTGGCCGCGCCGCAGCTCGTACTGGAGGAGACCGGGGCGGGGCTGCTCCGGCTGGACGGCACCCGGTTCGACCACCGCGGGGGGTACGAGAGCGGCGGCCTGATCGCCGGCACCGACGAGGCCGCCTGCGCCGAGGTGGCCCGCTGGCACCGCTCCTGGAGCCGGGGCGGCTGA
- a CDS encoding TetR/AcrR family transcriptional regulator — MTRPRKERAAEAAVEVIAEGGLRALTHRAVDARAGLPPGSTSSCYRTRLALLRAALDRIAELDEAALAGFSFPAGDAEAAEEALTGLLEYWTGPARERTRARMELYLDAARTPELRPHLERASLRFLHRARDGLAAAGIPEPEAAARLLIAQLDGVVFDAVARPFYGPADRAWLRGAASAALASLRL, encoded by the coding sequence ATGACCAGACCACGCAAGGAGCGCGCCGCGGAGGCAGCGGTCGAGGTGATCGCGGAGGGCGGGCTGCGGGCGCTGACGCACCGGGCGGTGGACGCGCGGGCCGGGCTGCCGCCGGGGAGCACCAGCAGCTGCTACCGGACCCGGCTGGCCCTGCTGCGGGCCGCGCTGGACCGCATCGCCGAGCTGGACGAGGCGGCGCTGGCCGGGTTCTCCTTCCCCGCGGGGGACGCCGAGGCCGCCGAGGAGGCGCTGACCGGCCTGCTGGAGTACTGGACCGGCCCGGCCCGCGAGCGCACCCGGGCCCGGATGGAGCTGTACCTGGACGCCGCCCGCACCCCCGAGCTCCGCCCGCACCTGGAGCGGGCCAGCCTGCGCTTCCTGCACCGGGCCCGGGACGGGCTGGCCGCCGCGGGGATCCCGGAGCCGGAGGCCGCGGCGCGGCTGCTCATCGCCCAGCTCGACGGGGTGGTCTTCGACGCGGTCGCGCGCCCCTTCTACGGCCCGGCGGACCGGGCCTGGCTGCGCGGCGCCGCCTCCGCCGCACTCGCCTCGCTACGCCTGTAG
- a CDS encoding ATP-grasp domain-containing protein produces MITTAGSAATPGTIIHLRRLGYRVIATDIDATAPGLYLADECHLVPPGSSPEFVPELRGICAKENAVALIPLVDEELLAASELALEGLHVLLPRTEFIATCLDKYVLMRRLAEVGLPVPRTALAAEWAGSPEAPVVVKPRSGRGSRGVSVCASAEELGGLLTETGYATEDLIVQECVPGQEFTVSVVVWRDGEVQAVVPKEVVLKRGVTKFAVTRRNRRVDEVCRAVQEELQADGPFNVQLSLDADGEPRIFEINPRFSSTAPLTVAAGVDEIAGLLGQAVADGPRLRDEWREGVVMVRRWADEFIDEEKFSAYGISPAGSGPARECEAPVIAQAAR; encoded by the coding sequence GTGATAACGACCGCGGGATCGGCGGCGACGCCCGGCACCATCATCCACCTGCGGCGCCTGGGGTACCGGGTCATCGCGACCGATATCGACGCCACCGCGCCGGGCCTGTACCTCGCCGACGAGTGCCATCTGGTGCCGCCGGGGTCCAGTCCCGAGTTCGTTCCCGAACTGCGCGGCATATGCGCCAAGGAGAACGCGGTCGCGCTGATCCCCTTGGTCGACGAGGAGCTGCTGGCCGCGAGCGAACTCGCCCTGGAGGGGCTGCACGTGCTGCTGCCCCGCACCGAGTTCATCGCGACCTGCCTGGACAAGTACGTGCTGATGCGGCGCCTGGCCGAGGTGGGGCTGCCGGTCCCGCGGACCGCGCTGGCCGCGGAGTGGGCCGGCTCCCCGGAGGCGCCGGTGGTGGTCAAGCCGCGCTCCGGGCGGGGCAGCCGGGGCGTCTCGGTGTGCGCCTCCGCCGAGGAGCTGGGCGGGCTGCTCACCGAGACCGGCTACGCCACCGAGGACCTGATCGTCCAGGAGTGCGTGCCCGGCCAGGAGTTCACCGTCTCCGTGGTGGTCTGGCGGGACGGCGAGGTGCAGGCGGTGGTGCCCAAGGAGGTGGTGCTCAAGCGGGGCGTCACCAAGTTCGCCGTGACCCGGCGGAACCGGCGGGTGGACGAGGTCTGCCGGGCCGTCCAGGAGGAGCTGCAGGCCGACGGGCCGTTCAACGTCCAGCTCAGCCTGGACGCCGACGGCGAACCGCGGATCTTCGAGATCAACCCCCGGTTCTCCTCCACCGCGCCGCTGACCGTGGCCGCCGGGGTGGACGAGATCGCCGGGCTGCTGGGGCAGGCGGTGGCCGACGGCCCCCGGCTGCGAGACGAGTGGCGGGAGGGCGTCGTGATGGTCCGCCGCTGGGCCGACGAGTTCATCGACGAGGAGAAGTTCTCCGCGTACGGCATCTCCCCCGCCGGCTCCGGGCCCGCCCGGGAGTGCGAGGCGCCGGTGATCGCGCAGGCGGCCCGGTGA